The genome window AATACGGAATCTAATCTTCAAGATGCCATCCAGCATTAGTGGGTCAATATATGGACCAAGCATGGCACAACTTCTGTCTCCCTTACGCATCAGGAAAATTGCTGAAACAGCAGAAAGTATTGGGTCTAGTATTGGGCCGTCCTGTAAAGCCAGTCTCAGCAGCAAGGCAGTATACTATGTAGCAGTGGAAGCCTTTAGTTTTGGTGATAGTAAAGTAGAAGCAGTTGCAGTAGTGGTGATATGTGCTGTAGTGGTAGATCTGGTAGAATacttacaactactactactgttactttCTAATATTACTGTTACCGTTATTATACTTTTAGAGATAGCTAaatagtggtggtggtgttgagGACCACAGACACGCTAAAACTACCTAGAGGAAAGTTGGTTCAAGTAGGCTGATACAGTTATTTCATTAAGGTAGACAAAGTGTGACCACAACTggcaatttctctctctttcagaaaACGATAAATTAAACTCTCTATACTTGCCTTCATGAAATTGctgaaacagcagaaacatgacTATTGGGCCTACTTGAATTAAAGCCAGATTTGCcacccctctcttttctctcttttgtatGTGaataaagatattttcccaccaGGCGCTGTCAGTGGCCAGGACACCAAGCCATTTAATCTTCGTATATGACAAGGGGGGATAAGGTCTGTCCCCGGTAACcgacaaccacacacacacacacacacacacacacacgcacacacgcacacgcacacacacacacacacacacacacacacacacacacacacacacacacacacacacacagggcgaCCCAACAccgcctctgctgcctctcccgTTACAGCCCAGCGATCGAGTTACACAGCCAGGGAAAATGTTGCAGTGAacagagagtgagtgtgtgtgtgcgtgtgtgagggagagagagagagagagagagagagagagagagagagagagagagagagagagagagagagactgcagcaTCATTGgagaccagcagcagcagcagtcccaAGCAGTGcaggtgagaggaaaaaaagccaaaggaggaggaggaggaggcgcatgtggaggagagaaagagaatgcgGGACTCTTGGAAAAGACGCATCTACACTCGGTCCATTAGCGAGACATCCTTCCCCAGCACGAGCACCGACGGAATTACGCTTGATTGATGCTGATGTCGGGATGTCTTTGTAGCCTTTTGGAGAGAGAGTCTAACCCTCGGTTTATTGCTTCATTcagaaaaaatctgaaaaactcGCTCTGAAAAACACTCTTGTCTCCTCATAACTTGCGTGAGGGAATCCGACGGCTTGGCACGTTGCTCCACTGcgggaaaagagggaaaacgCAACTGGCTCTGCCTGAAGGTAAGCAAAGGCGAGAAGTGGCAGCATCCCTAAGACTTTTACCGTTTATCTTAATTTTATGCCTCTTTTGGGATGTGAGCTCATTTTCCTTGGCGTCCGGAGAGCCGGacgctttttcttctttcttatGTAGTGCTGCATTGCCGTTTCTGATAGTGAAAAACGCGAGAAAGCCGCGGTGTCCCAAATGTGACtggaataaaaagaaattacaaatgACATTGTAAAGTGATAAGGGTCTGCGAGTGACAACGGGATACCTCTCCGgtacaagaaagaaaagagggggTGTAGTGGATTAATCAGAGGCGGATGAATTagttttccctttttctccgcaggatggattttttttatctttatgcCGTGAACAGCCCGACAAGACAGCGGGATTATTAATATAGACACAGAATAACCACTATTGAGCAtaaggggggagaaaaaagaacacTGCACCACTGAAGTGAACTACAGCGTGAGTGCAGAAGCTTTTTCCCGGACCTCAGGCGGCAGTCTGCATAGAGcgggagggagtgggagagaggaaagacaaaatCAAAGAATCCCGCTGTGAGGAACACAAGCAGACGACGAAACACcaataaaggagaaaaacaccacagctaGAAGACCGGCGGagcgggagggagagagggagaagaggaaggagccATGCAGAGGCTTGGTGCAGTGCACTCCTCCGCGGCGGAGGCTCTCAGCCTCGTGGTCttactgctgcagctgctgactcaGCTACCGTGTGCCGACTCAGCTCTCCGATACCGGGTGGCGGAGGAGGGCCCACCTGACGTCAAGATTGGCAATGTGGCCGCTGACCTGGGCCTTACAGCAGGTACTGGCACTGGGGATGTCACCTTTGCCCTGGAGAGTGGCTCTGAGTATTTCAAGATTGACAATGTGACAGGCGAGCTGACAACAGGCCCACGACGAATCGATCGAGAGAAGCTCCCTCAGTGCCAAATGatatttgatgaaaatgagTGTTTCCTGGATTTTGAGGTGTCAGTGATTGGGCCATTGCAGAGCTGGGTGGACCTTTTTGAAGGCCGTGTGGTCATTACAGACATCAATGACAAcaccccctccttcccctccccaGTGCTCCAGCTCTCAGTTGAAGAGAACCGTCCAATAGGAACCCTTTATCTGCTGCCCACAGCAACAGACCGTGACTTTGGGCGAAATGGGATTGACAGGTATGAGCTCATCCAAGATGGTGGAGCCACCTCAGGTTCAACAAGGCGCACAGCAGGGGGAAGCCCCATAACCAGAGTAGACGGGGGACTTGGAGACAGGAGGAGTAGAAATGGAGATAATGCAGGAGGAGTCAGGAGTAGCGTGTTTGAACTTCAAGTAGCAGATACACCAGATGgtgaaaaacaaccacagctaaTTGTGAAGGGCCCATTAGATCGTGAGCAACGTGACTCATATGAACTTGTCCTTCGGGTTCGAGATGGAGGGAACCCACCTCGTTCCTCCCAAGCTCTGCTTCGTGTCTCTATCACTGATGTGAATGACAACAGCCCACGCTTCGAGAGGGCCGTGTATGAGgcagaaatggcagaaaatgcACCACCAGGAACACCTGTCCTTCAGGTCAGAGCATCAGACCGTGATGTCGGAGTCAACGGGCAGGTGGAGTATGTCTTTGGAGCTGCCACTGAATCCGTGAGACGTCTCCTGCGGTTGGATGAGGCATCTGGATGGCTAAGTGTCCTCCACAGGATCGACAGGGAAGAAGTGGCTCAACTCAGATTCACAGTAATGGCCAGGGACCGAGGTCAGCCACCTCGCACTGACCGAACCACTGTTGTTTTGGCCGTCCGAGATGAAAATGATAACGTCCCTGTTGTGGAGATCCGAAAGATTGGCCGAATCCCTGTTCGAGATGGAGCGGCCTTAGTACCAGAGAATGTTCTGGTGGACACCCCAGTAGCTCTGGTCCAAGTGTCAGACCGAGACCAGGGAGAGAATGGAGCTGTGACATGCACAGTGGTAGGAGATGTCCCATTCACGCTGAAGCCAGCTGGAGAAACTGCACTCCCGCCCCTGCCTGCAGATGAAGCCTTCGACAGGTAGGACAAATTTAGCACATAACACTCTACATCTTCAATAGACATGTCTCCTTTCAAAATGGATTTGTATTGTGTTTCTAATACCTTCATGATTCATTTATACTTCATTGAGTTAATACAGGTCTCGCCCAACTTGCTGCTCCAGGAAGTGTTTTAACAATTCTTTTCCCACAGAGATTTCAGAAAAGATTGGCTCAAGTGGCATCACACATTCACTCAGTCTAAAATGTATCTAGAATGTCCTACAATTTATAAAAGCTGATTAATTAATCACAAAAGTGGAAGTTCTTTTTTAAAAGattgtttggtattttttgtAACTGTAACAAACTGGGAAATTTACATGCTCCAAATATTATAAACACTTCTTGAAGTTATTAAATGGCATGGGGCCATTCAATAGCTTTGTATTATAAGTGCGAGGATACCAACTAATGTGCCCACAATATAGTAGTGGAATATTAGTAATTTAACATAAGTTGTATTAAATGCTAACAGTATGTCCTGTTATCACTTTGTGTTCAAGACATCTTTGCCtactgaatacattttaaattcattCTGAAAGTTTTGAATGTACTGAAAAGTATCAACAAATATGCACAGTGCTAACAGTGCTATAACACTGACTACATtcaagaaatgtattttttaaccaACTTCACAGGAACAGGAAAAAATACTTCTTACATACTTCAGCCCTGTTGGACTACGAGGCCACCAAAGAGTACAGCGTTACCATTGTGGCAGTAGATTCTGGAAGCCCCAGTCTGTCTAGTAACAGTTCACTCATGGTGCGAGTGGTGGATATCAATGATCACACCCCAACCTTTGCCCAGAGCGTTGTGGAGGTTCACTTCGCTGAGAACAACTCACCTAGTGAGAGAGTGGTCACTGTGGTGGCCACAGATGCAGACAGTGGCAAGAATGCAGAGATTGCATATTCCCTGGATCCTTCAATTAATGGACCATTTTATATAGATGCAGAAAATGGAGATATCCGTGCGACAGGGGTTCTTGATCGTGAGCAGCGGGAGAGGTATGAGCTCCGGGTTATTGCCAAAGACAAAGGCACCCCCTCTTTACAGGGATCAGCAACTGTTGTTGTTCAGGTGACAGACCGTAATGACAATGCACCAAAATTTGTTCAGGAAGTTTTCACGTTCTATGTCAAAGAGAATCTTCTTGCCAACAGCCCAGTCGGCATGGTCACCGTCACCGATGCTGATGAAGGCGAGAATGCAGAACTTAGCCTGTTTGTAGAAATGGATGGAGATGAAGAGAAGAGGacaggtgggggtggagggggagagaagagcaagggtgaggatggagagaaagaacaagaagaagTGTTTTCTATTGAGAACAACACAGGAACAATCTTCTCCTCTGCATCGTTTGATCGTGAAAAGCTTTCTGCCTATACCTTCCGTGTCCGGGCTGTGGATGGAGGGGAGCCTCGCAAAACTGCCACCGCCACTGTCTCGCTCTTTGTGACAGATGAAAATGACAACGCCCCCTCCATCACCTCTCCTGCCAATGAGTCTTACACTCTTCTTCCACCGGCCAGCAGTGCCCGGACCATCGTTCGGACAGTTACAGCCACAGACTCAGACACAGGCCCTAATGCAGACCTTCGCTATGCCCTGGTGGGGGGGAACCCTTTCAGACTGTTTGAGATTGGCCACACCAATGGGGTGATCACCCTGGCAGAGCCTCTGGAGAGGCGCCATAGAGGGTTACATCGCCTGGTGGTGCGGGTCAATGACAGCGGGATCCCCTCTCTCTGCGCCACAGCCCTCGTTCATGTCTTCATCAATGAGAGTTTGTCCAACGCAACACTGGTGGATGCACAGGTAATCTTGCATATTATGATTGTTTACGAACATAATGATTTTTATCACCTGCAactaaaatacatcaaattgcATGGGTGAACTGGAGTGTGAAAATTTCTTCAGCAGAGAGAGCTAATCTGAAATTAAGCCCATTGTCCTATTGTGTGTGGCCACAGGCCTCTATTTTGCAACATTGTTATAATAAGAAATACTGATAGCAGTGATAGTGTCCTTCACTCCATTTAAATAATGGCCACAATGATAACGCATTACAACTGAGGATGCTGATAATGACAACTGATTATAGCTGTTTGAACTAAACTGGTAAGGAGATTATTTTCTAGATAGAATGAGATAGAGAACTACCATTTCTATGGTCCATGGGTGTGGAAAATTTCTgaccattttttgaggaaataatTGTGTCTATATTTGTCCCAGATAAAGAACCCCATTTCTATTGGTGATGCCAGCTTCTTTGTAGTTCAGATCCAACTGGAGTGTTTTCTTTGTCCAGCATGCACTCATATAATGActgtgtggtaaaaaaaaaaaaaaaaaaaaaagaacacttaTTACTgaagtgtttctgttttatgcTACATTGAACTCATAACTGAGAgcattaggtgtgtgtgtgtgtgagagagagagagagagagagagagagagaagaaagcgaaaatgaaagagagagaaagaaagaaggagatggagagagaactTGGCCTGCCCCAGATTTAGTTTACTGAGTAGGTTGAATCACATTCATTTGAATAGAAAAGAGTTGTTATCCAGCTTTGTCTTTACGTGTGTCCTTACTATCGAACTAAACAGTGTTGAGGTTTAGGGTATGCAGCATATGATAGAAGTGGTCACACTTGTGGAAGGAAGTGTCTAAAAGCCACGATGTTTGTGGTAAGAAACCAAGAAAAGAAGTTAAAAAACTGTGAGGCAACTTTTACAGGgcaaaaagataaaatgaagtCATTGTTGATAAATTATCATTAATGAAtctacctgtttttttttttttgtttgtttgtttgtttgtttttgtttttttgcaagtaaGGATATAATATTGCTCggttttttattctttgtttttttttttttatctttatttaccTATGATAATACATTGAACACATATACTCTTTTTCTGCAACTCCCGGCTACACAGTTCTACACATTCATACCCAGAAACTGCCCACTTCAACCAGAGTGTGCACTGATGGACACtgtgcagctccactggagcagcaggtttagggttaagtgccttgctcaagggcacatcagcTGTGGGCGCTGAGGGAAGGGAGAGTGCTGTTCATtaacgaatgaatgaataggGCGACTTTCCAGTCACAAGCCTGTTTCTCTAAGCATTAGGCGACGGCTGCCCCCCAAAAGAAAGATCCGGGTAActgactagactagactagactacaCATTACTGGAAAACTATCAGTGAACTATAACTGCATGTAGATTGTTCTACAGTGTCGCATTGCTTGCCTTTCTATCTTCATTTGTCTAAGCAAATGAACTTCTCATGAAGGTATAAAAGTCGAAATAAGTTGTAAACGCTTGCATGTAAAATGATTAGACATTCCTGTGCTTCTGTGGACAAACTTGCATTTGCTGACAACTACATAACATCAGATTGGTAGATTAGTAGCAATGTGGTTAGAGTGTTACCACACATACTGTGAAATTCTtcagtcaagtcaagtcaagtcttcAAGCAACAGGCCAGGAAATGTAAGGGGAGTTTAACAGTGTAACACCATATACTTTGTAgacacaaaagaagaaaaacagaccGATGCATCAAAGCACTCAGTTTGTTGCTACCCCACAATACTGTTGTCTTTAAAAGAACTTAAAGTTGAGTAGCTTGATATGACATTTATGTGTCCAAAGACTCCCAAGAAGAAGTGTTTCATTACACTCttaagtgttaaaaataaataagcctaAGAATTTTTATGCAGCTCAGCTGATTGCAGCTTGGTTATCAATAAAGTGTGGGTTCCATGGCCCTTTTTTCTAACAAAGTGAGGCAACCATGCATGTAAGCGATGTGTAGGAACCAGAGCACTGGTAAATGGGTGCATCACCTCATGAATGAAATTCAGCCACAACGTTATAGTAGACTGAAAAGTACAAATTGAACAATCAAGGGGGTAGAGATTAGAACAGAACACCTGGTAAGCAATGGAACAATGGTGTTGACAGGTGGAATTAACTGTAGTGTGTCTAAATGACATGCCGTTGAACAGAACAATAGGGTGTAATATGTCCGAGCCTGTATAAAAGCCCCTTTAGATTACAAAATGCGTAGTTTGGTTTGATTGTAGGGAGGAACTTGGAGGAGTAATTGAGTAGAAGTCATTGAAGAGAGAATACCTCCATCTCATAATGAAGTCAAACTGAGTGGTGGATTGATGCCAGATGTAATTAGGGAATGAAAACGGCTGCTACTGCTGCAGCACCGCGGCAGATAATCACTCCAGTCTTTTCTTTCACAGTACTGGGTGAACCACATGTTGGTTAATTAGCCAGAATATGATGCTGCAGAgttgagcaagagagagaaggattttttgttgggttttggACATAGTTGTCATTTGGAAAACTCGAAGGAGCTTTGTAGATCAGAAGTAAAGGGAAAATACCACTACTGCCTTTCAGCTCAATGCTATTAGTCTGATGACTGCCTTCAGTAATAATATTCTCACATCTTTACAGCATGTATTTCATCTCAGACCATGAGGGTTTATATCCTCAAAAAtccagtctgttgttgttgttgtttttgtttttttagtatttatttataaacaCAATTAATAGATAACAATCCTGCACCAAACTGCAGCCCTCTGTTTTCATGTTGGGCTTTAAATGTATTGAACCAAGACTAAGACTCAGCACTTGGTAAGCTTGGGTCAATAGCATGGTCAGGGGAAAACTCCTTGTCTTGGTCACAGCATCGGTATCTGCAGTGACATGCAGATAACAGAATCCTTGGAGAGTGGCACAGATAGATGGTGGAGTTAAGCCCAGCCGGAACAAAGCTCATGCAGCAGAGTGGAAGATTCCACTGGGAGTTAGGGATGCGTCAGAGGGATGCACTCAAACGCTGTAGTAGAGGTGGCTGGTGCGCTATCCTGTTGAACACTTAACTTgcctgtgcatgcacacacacacacacacacacacacacacacagacgcactcACACGCATGCACTTTACTGAGGCACTGCTGTACATAGCTTGCGCTCAGTAGCTCCTCTTcttgcatgcacgcacacaaacatgcagatgCACTGAAATATTGACACGCAGTCATGCAGCTTACACTTTGTAttgcttctccctctctctcatacacacagacacacacgcacccacacacactcacacacacacacacacacacacatgcacacatgtacacatacaaacagggACACACTCTTGGCTGATACACTGCGATGTATACATATGGCAGTGCatatctcttttctctctgttgtgcaCACACAATACCACAGACAGTGCAGGGATGCGCTAAGCCAGAGAGATGCCCGGCAGAATGAGAATGGGATGGGATACTGCAGGCAAAGGCAGAACAATAGGGCAGAGGAGAGCACAGCCTCACTGAGAGGGCCTGTGCACTGGAAGGAGAATAATGGAAGGGAACCAACACTACGCTCTCTAAAACAATGAAACTTAACCCACAGATAGATTGTGatgaaacaatgaaatataACACAGTCCCAATCTTAGCTTGGGGGGAACAATAAGTGAGAGTGAATAATGTGTTTGCGTATGAGCCAGCCTAATGTGCCTTGGATAACGTAATAAGCAAAGTGGTACAGTGCAGTTGCATGAGTGACACACTTCGCAGTATTGCCAATAGTGCAAGCCATAGttattttattcagttattgAAAACCATAGGGGGTTCAAATTTAACTTCTCCTCCCCCGCCCccctgtctcaccctgtctctgTCATTTTCCCCCCTCAGCCTTATTGTCATTCATAAAGCAGCAGAGATTATATGAGTATACAATTCCCAGGCTTGACAGGCCAAAAGAATTGTCTTATGGGCTGTGAGACAAGGTGTCAGGCCTGCAGAATGAGCTGTTTCTGTAACAGACAGCTTACAGTcacagtgtgtgcatatgtgcttgtttctgtgtgtgtgtgtgtgtgtatgtgtgtgtgtgtgtgtgtaggcataaTGATTCTCCCAACATAGTTGCTATGTATTGATTAGCTATATTCTGATGCATGGCTCTGTCCCATATTACCAGCAGGGCTCTCCAGACCAGAATTCCACAGTCTCATTGTCTCCTGCTGAGCAGGGCTCCATAACCAGTAAtggctgtgtttgtgcctcAACATAACCCACTTTCTTATAATGATCCTTTTATTACTGTACTACTAcatctgagctgtgtgtgtgtgtgtgtgtgtgtgtgtgtgtgtgtgtttatgtgcttgtgtgtgcgtgcatgtccACACTTCTTCCTGTATATGGGTTCATAAAAGAGGATCTTTTGTTATTTGCCTCCTCTGCCTTAGTCCCAGATGTTTGATGTCCTGTAAGAAAGCCTTAATGTCTAAGTTGAGTTAATCACAATGCATTCGCATTgctttgcaacacaacaaaacactgctGAGCAACAATGTGAAAGAGCTTGTCTGAACAAAAACCTAAAAATGTTAGAGGGAAACGGTAAATTACTTTGAAACTTTTGTTTCACAGAGCATTTAAATATGTAGCAGCCTAGTATTTGTCTGCCCATACTTAACAGTTTTAACTGACTTGAACGAATGGTGATCTCAAATCCTTCAGTAAATCCACACCTACACTATCATTTACAATAGGGATATTGTTCATTGATGAGACAGTGGCTGTTTGTTTGCCCGGGGATGTGGTCATTGCCtgtctttttcctttattttcacatttatttactgtttctctgtctttccctatCATGACTGTCTCTGTTTAaagtttcctttattttttgtcatcacCTGTAAGCTCTGTAAGCCTAGGTATTTCTTGTACCAGTGCTGATTGATTATGAATTTATCGAGTATTTAAACATTGATTGAACAGCCTGGAAAACGGACAAACTGAGATCACAAGTTCAGAGGTCAATGCATGATTTGAAATGTAGTAAATGGGAATCAAGAGCAGTTATGTAGTTTGTGTCATACTGTATGTCTGGGAATTATGAAGTGGTACCTCCATTAAATCAGTGATAACTAAGTTTAGAAAGGTGTTTGATGTGTCTTGGTGGCTCACAGCCATTGAGTCATCTTTTACAGCAGCTATTTTGGACTTACTGTCAGTGATGGTTTCCCTCTTTGTTCCtttcctctgatttttttttgtttttcatctccttcctcttcctttccctctctcaacCCAGGTGGCGCGTAGTCTGATGGCTCCACTGTCCCTGGATATTGCAGGAGACCCTGACAGTGAGCGGGCATTAGGGAAACAGCGCCTCAGTGTGGCTATAGGTGTCCTAGcgggagcagcagcagtgatccTGGTAATTCTGCTGGTTGTCACAGCACGCCAATGTGGTGCTCAAGGCAAGAATGGCTATGAGGCTGGAAAGAAGGAACCAGAGGAAGACTTCTTCAGTCCCCAGGGGGCTCAGCCACAGGCCAGCCGTGGTGGGGGATCAGACCGGGGACGAAAGCCTCGCAAGGACAAACGCAGCGGAAGTGGCAGCAGTGTGGCCGTGGGAGGAGGGAAGTCAGACAGATCACTCTACAGT of Myripristis murdjan chromosome 1, fMyrMur1.1, whole genome shotgun sequence contains these proteins:
- the pcdh7a gene encoding protocadherin-7 — encoded protein: MQRLGAVHSSAAEALSLVVLLLQLLTQLPCADSALRYRVAEEGPPDVKIGNVAADLGLTAGTGTGDVTFALESGSEYFKIDNVTGELTTGPRRIDREKLPQCQMIFDENECFLDFEVSVIGPLQSWVDLFEGRVVITDINDNTPSFPSPVLQLSVEENRPIGTLYLLPTATDRDFGRNGIDRYELIQDGGATSGSTRRTAGGSPITRVDGGLGDRRSRNGDNAGGVRSSVFELQVADTPDGEKQPQLIVKGPLDREQRDSYELVLRVRDGGNPPRSSQALLRVSITDVNDNSPRFERAVYEAEMAENAPPGTPVLQVRASDRDVGVNGQVEYVFGAATESVRRLLRLDEASGWLSVLHRIDREEVAQLRFTVMARDRGQPPRTDRTTVVLAVRDENDNVPVVEIRKIGRIPVRDGAALVPENVLVDTPVALVQVSDRDQGENGAVTCTVVGDVPFTLKPAGETALPPLPADEAFDRNRKKYFLHTSALLDYEATKEYSVTIVAVDSGSPSLSSNSSLMVRVVDINDHTPTFAQSVVEVHFAENNSPSERVVTVVATDADSGKNAEIAYSLDPSINGPFYIDAENGDIRATGVLDREQRERYELRVIAKDKGTPSLQGSATVVVQVTDRNDNAPKFVQEVFTFYVKENLLANSPVGMVTVTDADEGENAELSLFVEMDGDEEKRTGGGGGGEKSKGEDGEKEQEEVFSIENNTGTIFSSASFDREKLSAYTFRVRAVDGGEPRKTATATVSLFVTDENDNAPSITSPANESYTLLPPASSARTIVRTVTATDSDTGPNADLRYALVGGNPFRLFEIGHTNGVITLAEPLERRHRGLHRLVVRVNDSGIPSLCATALVHVFINESLSNATLVDAQVARSLMAPLSLDIAGDPDSERALGKQRLSVAIGVLAGAAAVILVILLVVTARQCGAQGKNGYEAGKKEPEEDFFSPQGAQPQASRGGGSDRGRKPRKDKRSGSGSSVAVGGGKSDRSLYSGIVTVNGLRRHTNDDDEEDVSSASERLAARYCSMDGDPGSPRMGGGRRHQSSPDLARHYKSSSPLPAVHLQPHSPPAEGKKHQAVQELPPSNTFVGSGGCVGSAGSSSSSSGGSGNADAMSLGSDQCSEYGCQTGNKYSKQGTLRRVTFSVVSQPQDGGCYDSGLEDSETPSSKSSSGPRLGALPLPEEGYERTTPEGSVGEEEHVENDARQLPDVALTGKCTRECDEFGHSDTCWMPVRPSPRQRQRHGSDPPRLSTFAPGDDNNNLRGNDQESDSESAGSAGSSEPGVVVSGGGQRLPLANGDPLSTLGSGDRNRNVGDHNRNLLNRKMTSASYDTFSSAGFGRRQPEDDGGEGQNPPEVIPLTRTGGDYKTTSCLTLSRREVYL